The nucleotide window GTTTTTGGACCTCGGGACTCAGTGGTTCCTTCCTTGGAAGGAAGCCCTTGGAAAGACCAGATGGAATCACAGCATAGGATTAAGCAAACTCTCTCTGGAGTACCTGTGAGCCTCAAACAAGACGAGGTTTTCCTGAGAAGCTATCAAGACAAAGGAAGACACAAAAGCAAGCCCGGCACGGGCCGGTAACCGGGGTTTACAACAATACCGCAAAGGCGCGCGGATATGATCCCATCACACGGAAGGGCACATACCTGGCATCAGAGCAGCCGTGGGGAATAATTCTTTCAACTTCATCTGGCTTTCGTCCACCAGCTCCTCTTTGGACATGGGGAGCTGCAGGACGTCTATTACGATCTGGGCCGCCTCCGTTGCCTTTTTCCCCATAACAAGGGACTTGACATCCCAGCTGTATTTCTTTCCATAGCGATCGCATATTTCCTGAAACACCACTGAATAGAGCCGTTCCGTATCTGCAGAAACAAAGACAGGGCGACGTTTAGGGGTGTGTGCTATGCCCCGGGTCTCTACTAGGTACATACGTGTGTGTGATGCAGGCCATCTGCGCGGACATCTATGCAAATACCGGAAATGTCGCAGGTCATTGGGACAATGCTGTGCTGCAGTTGTGTTTGCAGCTGTGATCTGGAAAGTGAAGAACTGGGAAAGAAACGAAGCCCATTTTATTGTTGATAATTCTTTGATACAGACAAGTGCATGTATGAGCCCAAATGTGCACTTGGGGCGGCGGAAGCCGTGACGCCATCACCGGGTATTCAAGCTGCCGGGAGCCAGCTGCACACAAGGGTCAGTGTGGGTGACCCCTCCTGGCAGGGACACTTCCATCGCCCCGTGACAGTCCGCACAGAAGCGTCTGGCCACGGGTGCCGCTGCAAAGCTCCCACGTGAGAACGCACCGGTTCTGGACAGGCTCGTGTTCTGCTGCGCTCACACTCAGAGCACCTCTCACACCAGCTGTGTGTGCCGGACGGGGGCTTCCCCACACCCAGTAAGTCTGTGATGCCAGCGGGTGTCAACAATTCCACACAGTTGTCACACCGTACACAGGGTCAGGTCCCATGGGCAAAGGGCTCTGTCCCAAACCATAAGGAGACATCGGCTCACCCGTGAGATGAGCTGTCATCCCAAAGACAAGTACAACGAGTGGGCTGAGGATGTTGGAagaaaggaaccctcgtgcaccgTTGGTGgagatgcaaactggtgcaggctctctggaaaacagcatggagggtcctcaaagagttaggaAGAGAGTTACTACACAGGCCAGCAATGACACTACTGAGCGTTTGCCCGAGGAAAACAAAAGGCTAATTCAAAACCACCTCTGCACCCCCACGTTCACCCCAGCTTTATTTTCAATACCCAAGATAGGGAAGCAACGTAAGCGTCCATCAACAGATGCGTGCATACAGACATGCTATACACAACACAATACTGCTTTggccataaaacaaatgaaatcttgccactggTGACAATACAGAGTGACCTACATGGTGTCATGCAAAGTCACAGGACACAGAATCGACAGATTCCTTTACATGTGAAATTTCAAAGACAGAACAAAGAAAGTAAACAGTCTAACACAGAAAACAACGTGGTGGCCGCCAGAGGGGCGGCGGGGTGAGAGGATGGGTGACACAGATGAAGGGGACTCAGAAGTACAAGCTCCACTTATGAAATGAGTCTCGGGATAGAGAAGACCGCACGGGTAACAGAGTGAGTACGGCTGCGATAACTGTGCAGGGTCACCCAGGCCACCTGGCTGGGCCCTCCGTGGTGCACCTACACTAACTGGTCAGGCCCTGTACGTGGACACACACCAACTGGATGAGCCCCCATGGTGGATCAACACCAACTGACAGACCCTGCATGGTGGACATAGGTCAATCGGACGGGCCCCGCGTGGGGCCCCATGCCTACTGGACGGGCTCCGTGTGGTGGCCCCGTGCCAACTGGATGGCCCCGCGTGGTAGACCTGTGCCAACCAGACGGGACAAACGTGGAGGACCCGTGCCAACCGGATGGGACCCGTGTGGTGACCCGTGCCAATCGGACGGGACCCGCGTGGTGGAACCGTGCCAACCGGACAGGACCCGCGTGGTGGACCCGTGCCAACCAGACGGGACCCACGTGGTGGACCCGTGCCAACTGGACGGGCTCGTGAGGTAGACCCATGCCAACTGGATGGGACCCACGTGGTGGACCCTGCCAACTGGATGGGCTCGCGAGGTGGACCCGTGCCAACCGGACGGGACCCCGCGTGGTGTACTCATGCCAACCGGACGGGACCCACgtggtggacccatgccaactggacgggacccacgtggtggacccatgccaaccGGACGGGACCCGCGAGAtggacccatgccaactggacgggacccacatggtggacccatgccaaccggacgggacccacgtggtggacccatgccaactggacgggacccacatggtggacccatgccaaccggacgggacccacgtggtggacccatgccaactggacgggacccgcgaggtggacccatgccaactggacgggacccacatggtggacccatgccaaccggacgggacccacgtggtggacccatgccaaccggacgggacccacgtggtggacccatgccaactggaGGGTTCGCGaggtggacccatgccaactggaTGGGACCCACGTGGTGGACCCTGCCAACTGGATGGGCTCGCGAGGTGGACCCGTGCCAACCGGACGGGACCCCGCGTGGTGTACTCATGCCAACCGGACGGGACCCACgtggtggacccatgccaactggacgggacccacgtggtggacccatgccaaccggacgggacccacgtggtggacccatgccaactggacgggacccgcgaggtggacccatgccaactggacgggacccacatggtggacccatgccaaccggacgggacccacgtggtggacccatgccaaccGGACGGGACCCGCGaggtggacccatgccaactggacgggacccacatggtggacccatgccaactggacgggacccacgtggtggacccatgccaaccGGACGGGACCCGCGaggtggacccatgccaactggacgggacccacatggtggacccatgccaactggaCGGGACCCACGTGGTGGACCCATGCCATCTGGACGGGACCTGCatggtggacccatgccaactggaCAGGATCCGCgtggtggacccatgccaactgTACCCAAGCCGCCAGAGGGGCGGCGGGGTGAGAGGATGGGTGAGACAGATGAAGGGGACTCAGAAGTACAAGCTCCACTTATGAAATGAGTCTCGGGATAGAGAGGACAGCACGGGTAACAGAGTGAGTACGGCTGCGATAACTGTGCAGGGTCACCCAGGCCACCTGGCTGGGTCCCGTGAGGTGCATCTATGCTAACTGGTCAAGCCCTGTAGGTGGACACACACCAACTGGATGAGCCCCCATGGTGGACCAACGCCAACTGGACGGGACCTGCGAGGTGGACCTATGCCAACTGGATTGTTGTTGGGTcatttaaatggataaaaatgtaaaaatcactaTGACATACACCTGAAAGATCAGTTCACTGAAAATGCAAACGTGGTGACACATGCTGGTGAGACCTGAtgcacgtctccaaaggcaagcgTTTCCAGATCTGGGAAGCCACAGGGGGCTGAGTGCAGGTGCCCGAAGGAAGGCAGAAGGGCCGTGTCCGGAGGCGTACTCAGGGCCCCCGCCTCACTCTTGGTGGTGGCACCCACACGGGCACTCGGCGAAGCCAGGAGGTGACGGACGG belongs to Canis lupus baileyi chromosome Y, mCanLup2.hap1, whole genome shotgun sequence and includes:
- the LOC140629092 gene encoding uncharacterized protein — translated: MPTGWDPRGGPCQLDGLARWTRANRTGPRVVYSCQPDGTHVVDPCQLDGTHVVDPCQPDGTREMDPCQLDGTHMVDPCQPDGTHVVDPCQLDGTHMVDPCQPDGTHVVDPCQLDGTREVDPCQLDGTHMVDPCQPDGTHVVDPCQPDGTHVVDPCQLEGSRGGPMPTGWDPRGGPCQLDGLARWTRANRTGPRVVYSCQPDGTHVVDPCQLDGTHVVDPCQPDGTHVVDPCQLDGTREVDPCQLDGTHMVDPCQPDGTHVVDPCQPDGTREVDPCQLDGTHMVDPCQLDGTHVVDPCQPDGTREVDPCQLDGTHMVDPCQLDGTHVVDPCHLDGTCMVDPCQLDRIRVVDPCQLYPSRQRGGGVRGWVRQMKGTQKYKLHL